Genomic window (Temnothorax longispinosus isolate EJ_2023e chromosome 3, Tlon_JGU_v1, whole genome shotgun sequence):
AATAATTccttaatatttcaaatttagcaGATACATTGCgctttattcatttttttcttcacttaaaaattattcttgtcatcttcaaaatataatcttcgattttgataacatttaatatacgtatatttcaaatttctcttttgtaaattgcaaaataaaccgATTTTACAACTAAATTATCACGCTATTGTAGAATAGATGATTCTAAAATGGCGCCACTCGTAGTTGATCCCTTCGATATAGATGGTGTTCAAGATGGctgtttatcttcttttttttaggcTCATGACCATCTGTTCTTCCGGTGAACGCAGCGCAAACAAATCATACGGTTGCTGTTGCTATTGCGCGTGCGGAGGTAAACGTAAACGGTTGCTTTTGTTTTCAAATGTCGAGCTAATCGGCGAGGTTACTCCGTGTCTAGGTCTACGTGCCTTAATTAGAGATTGAAAGGAAAATTGCGGGGAAATAACTGAAAGTGAAGACTTCGATCACTGattctaaatattaatacagtCGCAAAATGTCCagcatatttaatttgttaggCGGACTGGCCGAGCCTGACGAAGGTAAGCAAAATGTGTTTTTACGgttagtttttcataaaatatatatcgtaagATGATTTGTACGTGAAGGGGAATAATTGTgaataattttacaagattTTGAGGAACGTTCTAAACTgagcaattatattattttgaataagaaTGATGTTTTACTGTAATATGTAAGAAACGTTATATTGGATAGAGAACAGAGTTGGAAAATGTGTGTAATGTATCAACTTGTTTATAGGTCAGATAAAGCCCATGGCACGATCCAAAACGTCTCACGAGATTAGATTGAATTCCTTAAAGACGATGGGAGGTACAAAACCAAAGGGGCTTTCAATAAGATCTACCTCTGATATGAATATATCGAGCATATCTTCGGCCAAGAAAAGTATGCATGGTAAAGAACAGGATTGTTCAAAGTTGAAAGTAACGCAAGTAGATTATCACGGACTTCCAATATCTCCTGGAAAGCAAACACCAGTAAAGGtagtaaaacttaattttgtcgtataaatgtattttcagtatatataaacataatatacattaagcaattaaaatagaatttttttttaagtcttaaaaaaagatttttagaaGGAAGCTAAAGATATTTAGTCTATCTGCTGcaaattattagtaatatttatctttctttatagAAACTATTTGCACAGTCACCCAAGCTTAAAGAGTTCGTGCTGAAAGAAGCTACTAataaatctacaaaaaagcaattaaacgATGGTGTTTTTAAGAAACCATTGCTCCTTAAGAAGAATATTAGAAGAACCCCCAAATCGGAAACACTGGCGCATTGGTGTGACCCCCAACATGATTTTGGTAAACAATTATCCTTATTTGATAGAGAAATAGacaattcataatttaattgcgCTATTAAGATTTGAAACacttacaatttaattttttgtacagATTACGGATACATTGAGGctgtagaaaaagaatttaaagatttgctctctaaggagaaagaaaacataaagCCTTGCGAAAAAAATGTGCTTGCGTCAGGTATGAAAGCTTAatgttatgtaatatttataatattatatgtttgcttatcaatttgattttttctaGATTCAGAAAACGTGCTCTTGCTAGATATTCCGAAACTTGGTGTCGATAAATCTCCCATTGAAGAGCTTCTCTCTCCCGACTTAGCCGAAGTGTCTGATATATCTGACAACGAAAATCTGTAGTGATATAACtgtaataagaattattttaattttataatttcataattgcTTTTGTAAGAGTGGATATTCAAGACCCAActagtattataataatttattttctgcaattgatatgtatttttgtatttatatcgtTAGAACacactataatataattaagtactCATTAAGTtacattaaatcaataaaaaaaagatttgacGAATGTGTAGTTTACATCacgatatttatatgtataacaaagataacatataatttGGGTGCTTTTTGAGTCTTTATGTAATGAGCTCGCAgtcattttaattactaagTGTTCTTTTAtccttattaatatatcttaaaataaattacattgtaaatttatataatgaataaatcattttatttttaaatgattttttgtttttgtttttacgtataaaacaatattcatATGAATACGACATTTACACgaaataatgtatatgttaGTTTTTGACTGTAAAAATGTCAGACAAATGTTTTATCGTGATAGCAGGAACTATggataatttatcatttcacTACGCCTGCTTCATCGCTATGAATCTTTCCAAGTCATTGCCGAATTTTCacttcaaaaaaatttgtaaagatGCCACAGAATGGGAGGTACACACAGAAACATCTTTATAATTGGATCTCTTATTGACATTATTATACTGTCTTTAAACTCTAATCATTTTTAGGCTTGGATTCGTGCAATTTGCAAATTGCACGGCTGGGAACACGTGAAACCTCCTTTGATATGGAAACAATGCGGAATAAGCGGTACCAAAGTCACTTACATAGGTGATGTCGACAAGTTTCGCGGACTCTTGCttgaatattacaatatacgTTTTGACCTTACGAGAGAGGAAttggaattattaaaaacggaTCTGCTGCGCGTAAGCAAATTGGAGAAAAAGGCACGGTTAACAATTCCATCTTATATTCTTGTACTCTCGTTATGCAGGCACACGAAGTAGAACGGAAAATTGGCCGTTTAGAGACATCAGAGAACGAATATCGTCGAGTGACTATTGTAGGCGCCGATAGATCGCTATGCCTAGACCTAATTCCTCAATTAATGACAGTAAAGGAGTTACATTTGTCACGCGGAATTGTTTTTAGTTTATACGATGAGCCAGAAAATTTGTCTAAGCTTGAAAGGATAACGAATGATATAAAGAATGTCGATGAAAGTTTAAATGCAATAACGATCATACAAGATATATCAAATGGATTACGCGACtgtgatatattaatatttctcgaGGATATAACAaggtttgaataaaaaaagcttATAATAAACTAGTgcttattctaaaaataagcATTATTTCGAGATTTAGAAATAAGATAAACGCTTCATTCTTTGATAACGTtatgagataaaatattttaagggAAGAGTGTGAGGAACACGATACTTGGTATCAGAGGAATTACGACCGTATGAAAACATTGTCAAAGCAAATTAATGAGTACGCCTCATGTCACATTAAGATCGTATTCTGCTCTACGGGTGCGATGTGCCTCTGCGCTACCATCCTGCGGAATCTCGTAGCAAAGCTACCCGAAACGAGTATCGTTGTTGTTAGCGCTCAATATGGATTAGAGGTGATAGGTGATATCACGGAGTCTCTGGGCACTGACCGGCGGGATTTCGGCTGTCCCCCTGTATGGGGATTTCTGGGTGCAGTATCCGACTATACCTTTGATCTATTGAGACAATATATGGAAACATGCGATATACATTGAACAATACTGTGAATTATAGGCATCAGTCAGTTTGTAGATGTGTGCCATATGGTTCAGAAGTGTAATGCATATAGTCTGCGGAACGGCGATACTTTAGAAGCGAAGGAGAGCGTGACTTCGAAGTTGCTAGGGGTCGAGCAAGCTGAATTAAAATGGTTTTGTTCTTTCAaggataataaaaatctatacgAGGATTATCTACGGCGTAGGGTAACTAAAAGTTCTTGACATTGTGCCCATGCATATTTTGCGTTATATATTctcgttttttaaaattaaaatatttaaaaaaagatttgaacCTTACAATCAGATATATCTTAGGTCACTACTCAACACCAAGCTAATccacaaaaagaaaatttgcgaaaatgCAGGGCCATATGTGATCTAGTAAAAATATGGTACAAGGAAAGCGTCGACGATGAAATCATAGCTCTAGGAATCTCGTCCGATGGTAAACAATGtgtattttaaacttttaaaaaagttggGATGGAAATAAGATTTGCGTAGAgttgaagaatttatttttaaattttatttttaaacttgaatgcacatttttagaaaaatcaaGATCATGCATTATGAAGCAATGAAGAGCTCTTTAACGCACGCTCTCCATTCTTTAGAAATATTCATTTGGGACGATTAGAAGGTAAAATCTTCAACCATGATGTCTTCATTACAGGCAGTTTCGGTATTCCGAGTGGAATAGTGTTTTCACAGCCGGCATGTTTGAAGATTTCGGACGACGGTACGCGAGTTTGGGTGCCCTGCGACGATTTTCCCTTGCCGGATATGCCTGTATCAGTATTTCGCAATTTGATCGCCACAGCCGTGGAAATTACACGACGGCTAATGAGCGCAGATAAAATATAAGCTAAAAATCTCAGAAAACATTTTACTAAGAGATTATAATACCTTCGCGATAAATAATTCGTTAATGTCCATTATTTCTACCGATGtggattaactttaatatctcttactttttttttctaattcttagaactgaaagaaattaataaaaataagttgaaagataagataaaaagtaacttAAGCCGATATTAAAGTTCATCTgcattaatacaaataaacataaaagatTCGAGAAAACGCGTCGGTGTTCTACaacgtttaaattaatgtacCAGAAAATCGCGCCGAAGAAGTTCGAAGCGTGACCGCAGTCACCGCAGACGGCGCAGACATCGCTCCTCGggagaaataaatttctgtcAATAAATCCTGTTTCTCGAATGTCATAcgcgaattaatttataatatagacGTGACAAACGGTTGCTACGTTTTATTGTAAGACCCAGCACAATATATTAAACGTTTGTCTGTAATAcagattgatatttttatctcgagATGCAAAATTATGCTCGTACAGTGATTTTAAAGGTTAGGTCCTTTGCGATAACGCGAGTCTATCATTTATAAATCCTATTGTTATGTCAACGACGCAGTGTTTGCTCggataatttatattgagCGTACAAGTACGTTTGTAACAAACGTAGTGACGCAAAATGGAAGTGGATCAAAATGTTGCACAAGCTCTATTGACACAAGGTGCCACGCTGGTTTTGCTAGACGTACCGCGGGGCACCGACATCGGTATTGATATAAAGTCCTGGAATGTAGGACAGAATTTTAAAGGGATCAAGATGATTCCACCTGGGATTCACTTTGTACATTACAGGTAATACACACGTGCTAGCGCAATTCCAAATCCTTACGCCACAATTGTCAAACTATACAAATACTTGCGTATACAGAGACTGTTTAAATTCGCCGAATATGATccagtatttatttttttatagtgcGGTGAATGAATTTGGCGAGTTGGCGCCTAGAGTTGGCTTCTTCCATGATTTCCAGAAAGGTGAATTCTTAGTAAAGAAATGGGATAACAAAGAGGAAGATTTCAGCTCGGAACGTAAGCTATCAGGATTACTGGTAATATAGCGCGAGATCCCATATTAACGTATTACATGAAATCTTCAAACAGCTGTACCTGAGGAGACAGTTCAGAGGTTGAGAGATAACATAAAAGAGTTGGACAGGTATTTAGGACCGTATCCGTACGAGATATCAAAACCATGGGCGAAATTAACAAACGGGATCACAGCGTCTCTCGTGACGAGATGCTCGCCACTATGCGGGTAAGTAAGATGCGAAATCTTGTCTACCTAAAATTGAAACTGAATGTGTAGCTGTTGGAACATTGTATTTCAGTTACGTGCGATCTGCTTTGGAATTGGAGCACTGCAGCGACGCTTCGAGACCACGTGGCAGAGAATCTAAGAGCAAACGAAAGAGATCCAGTAGGCTCACGGAGGAAGACAAGGAGGAGGAATTGCTGCCGGATCTGAAACCGAGGCCTGGTACAGAACTCAGGCTCACGGAAATGCCGGATAAGCATTATCCCGACGACGCGACTCCGAGCGAGATAACGCGGCATTCTCTCGACACCAGTTACGTCTTGGACACCACTCTGAAAAAATTACGAGAGTAAGTCCGGAATTGAAACTTAGCTTTAAAGGCCTAAAGGCGGAAAGTTGTGATTCGTGAAAAAAGCGGGTTTCGTGTGAATATCTAAAAGTAAttgtttgcaaatttttaGACCCGTTGAGATCATCGGGGAGATGCAGCTGACGTTCGTCTGTTTCCTAGCTGGTCAGAGCTTGGACGCTTTTGAGCAATGGAAGAAACTTGTATCATTGATTTGTGGCGCGGACAACGCGATTCCACAGTATCGTTCTATCTATATGGAATTTCTGCAAGCCCTGGAAGTGGAATTGTCGTATGTGCCGGAAGAAGTGCTGTGCGACATCGTGGCGAGCAATAATTTCGTGTATCACAGTCTATGCAAGTTATTCGGGAACATAGAGTCGAATTCCGAGGTGGACGGTCGATTGAAGTCGTACGCGAAGCGTTTGCAGGGCCGACTAACCGCGAAGTTTCTGTGGGACTTTTCGAATTTGCTCGAAGAGGCGGACGATGAAGCGCCTGTTGTTGTAACTCTGGCATaaacgcaaataaataatgatcatGAGGTACGAATCAACAGCGTTGTCTTTACAtgacttataaataattataaatgaatcatatcttccaatattttatataactatcTATAGTTCTTATtgatcaatattatatttaatttttgaattttatttgatttttttccacACCAAAATcatcctttctttctctttcactaattttactattttaattgtaattacttCTTTGATAGCTATTTCAAATCACAAAGTTACAGTACagttgaaaatattaacaattaaaagttatactttgataaatctttaatttatattatataataattgtactctaattgtattattatagtaattacattattagataataaacAACAGTTTTtcgagattaaaaaaaaaatgtttccgcCCGGGATCGAACCGGGGACCTTCCGCGTGTTAGGCGGATGTGATAACCACTACACCACGGAAACATATACCGGGAGACCTTTTCGCTACGTACTTATACTTCacatagtataataaaataattgaatgtgttattttattttaagatttatttattatttattattaattaacattagaGATACAGAAAATTGGTTACAGgcttctaaaaaaatcttactAATTGTTCACTAAATTCGATATACAATTTCTTAACAATATATACGCCTAatcagttataaaaattttcttacttttagTCATccaagttaaaatatttattttttctcacaaACTGGTTGATTTAGCTTTATGTCAataaagtacatatattatatttttctaactaAAGTATGCTAAAGTACAACGTGCTGATACCTCTCAACCTGTAGATGACAATTTGTTTTCCAGTAACTATCACAAAACTACCATACTGTCCTTGGTTTCTTTAATCTCTTCGTTCCCCTCGTTAGCAGTACGACTAGAATACAACTAGAAAACAACAAATTTTCACACAGTGTGTAATACAAAACCGTATTGCTTGCTTTTTTCCACTATTTACAATACGATGTAAGATTATTGGAGAGAAATattctacaatatttttttcgacatTGAATTAGTatcttatgtatatatattatcctATTTCTTCGGTGcattatattctaataaaactaatatttagtttctaatataattatacaagatGTAGGCTGTTTGTTAAATCTTATGTATGTAGAGTTTCTAATTTCGTTAGAAATCTCGGGAGAGAAAGATCAAATAGTTCCATTCCCATAACCCGCAGCTGAATGTGAAAATAAACAAAGTATTTCGAAACTCTACCGAGAAACTGAAGATGgcaattattgttttataaatcatcaaaaggttaaatacattaatagcTTATTATCTGGTTGACACATGACAcgaattagaaaattataaataataagtctATACGTCTTAAAACTCACCACGCGTCTTTGTATCGGGATTACTATCGGGATTCTATCACGGTTATCCGTTAATTTGTGTATTGGTGTAAGTTCAATTTCCGGTGGCATGAT
Coding sequences:
- the LOC139809499 gene encoding uncharacterized protein, coding for MSSIFNLLGGLAEPDEGQIKPMARSKTSHEIRLNSLKTMGGTKPKGLSIRSTSDMNISSISSAKKSMHGKEQDCSKLKVTQVDYHGLPISPGKQTPVKKLFAQSPKLKEFVLKEATNKSTKKQLNDGVFKKPLLLKKNIRRTPKSETLAHWCDPQHDFDYGYIEAVEKEFKDLLSKEKENIKPCEKNVLASDSENVLLLDIPKLGVDKSPIEELLSPDLAEVSDISDNENL
- the LOC139809483 gene encoding putative malate dehydrogenase 1B, coding for MSDKCFIVIAGTMDNLSFHYACFIAMNLSKSLPNFHFKKICKDATEWEAWIRAICKLHGWEHVKPPLIWKQCGISGTKVTYIGDVDKFRGLLLEYYNIRFDLTREELELLKTDLLRAHEVERKIGRLETSENEYRRVTIVGADRSLCLDLIPQLMTVKELHLSRGIVFSLYDEPENLSKLERITNDIKNVDESLNAITIIQDISNGLRDCDILIFLEDITREECEEHDTWYQRNYDRMKTLSKQINEYASCHIKIVFCSTGAMCLCATILRNLVAKLPETSIVVVSAQYGLEVIGDITESLGTDRRDFGCPPVWGFLGISQFVDVCHMVQKCNAYSLRNGDTLEAKESVTSKLLGVEQAELKWFCSFKDNKNLYEDYLRRRVTTQHQANPQKENLRKCRAICDLVKIWYKESVDDEIIALGISSDGSFGIPSGIVFSQPACLKISDDGTRVWVPCDDFPLPDMPVSVFRNLIATAVEITRRLMSADKI
- the LOC139810660 gene encoding protein AAR2 homolog; translation: MEVDQNVAQALLTQGATLVLLDVPRGTDIGIDIKSWNVGQNFKGIKMIPPGIHFVHYSAVNEFGELAPRVGFFHDFQKGEFLVKKWDNKEEDFSSEPVPEETVQRLRDNIKELDRYLGPYPYEISKPWAKLTNGITASLVTRCSPLCGYVRSALELEHCSDASRPRGRESKSKRKRSSRLTEEDKEEELLPDLKPRPGTELRLTEMPDKHYPDDATPSEITRHSLDTSYVLDTTLKKLREPVEIIGEMQLTFVCFLAGQSLDAFEQWKKLVSLICGADNAIPQYRSIYMEFLQALEVELSYVPEEVLCDIVASNNFVYHSLCKLFGNIESNSEVDGRLKSYAKRLQGRLTAKFLWDFSNLLEEADDEAPVVVTLA